One window from the genome of Candoia aspera isolate rCanAsp1 chromosome 15, rCanAsp1.hap2, whole genome shotgun sequence encodes:
- the SRRD gene encoding SRR1-like protein: protein MAEDGERPGGRRRRRRRRRKEGTEDENPEVAAERQRRRLQEARSELKDSEFWDSSRRTILKSLGTPPAAEQDAFAALEKLRDALLEEGAPKGPNGRAPGLQCVCYGLGSFCSCAKARLQLAFLLLLLEELKISPEMCFVFDPIFSALEIEVLSGLGLTVLQWNEEGKRSIRGPTLFYMVHCGKALYNNLLWSNWSLEALSQMVVVGNSFRGFEERLLAKVFHENYSYIAKVLEATQEEALPPHPQQPDVFNDISIHRFPLWKLRALPQGCWACPQEPVYPEEDQLEITRNQPV, encoded by the exons ATGGCCGAAGACGGGGAACGCCCGggagggaggcggcggcggcggcggcggcggaggaagGAGGGTACCGAAGACGAGAACCCAGAGGTGGCGGCGGAGCGGCAGAGGCGACGGCTGCAGGAGGCGCG CTCCGAATTGAAGGATTCGGAATTCTGGGACTCGAGCCGAA gaactaTTTTAAAATCGCTCGGAACCCCCCCAGCAGCTGAGCAGGACGCATTTGCAGCCTTGGAGAAATTGCGGGATGCCCTCCTGGAAGAAGGGGCCCCAAAGGGGCCCAATGGCAGAGCGCCGGGCTTGCAGTGCGTGTGCTATGGCCTTGGAAGCTTTTGCTCTTGTGCCAAGGCGCGCCTCCAGCTGGCcttcctgttgctgctgctggaagAACTCAAG ATTTCCCCAGAGATGTGCTTTGTGTTTGACCCCATCTTTTCCGCGCTGGAAATTGAGGTCCTGAGTGGCCTTGGCCTCACTGTGCTGCAGTGGAATGAG GAGGGAAAACGGAGCATCAGGGGCCCCACTCTCTTCTACATGGTCCACTGCGGGAAAGCGCTGTACAACAACCTGCTGTGGAGCAACTGGTCCCTGGAAGCACTCTCCCAGATGGTGGTCGTGGGGAACAGCTTCAGGGGCTTTGAAGAAAG ACTGCTGGCCAAAGTCTTCCATGAGAATTACAGTTACATTGCCAAG GTGCTGGAGGCAACGCAGGAGGAAGCCCTCCCACCCCACCCGCAGCAGCCGGACGTCTTCAACGACATCTCCATCCACCGCTTCCCCCTGTGGAAACTGAGGGCCCTTCCCCAGGGCTGCTGGGCCTGCCCGCAGGAGCCTGTTTACCCAGAAGAGGACCAGCTGGAGATCACCAGAAACCAGCCCGTGTGA
- the ASPHD2 gene encoding aspartate beta-hydroxylase domain-containing protein 2, translating into MSLEGLMCWSGSLDRLRELIGSAIQSVRDCNAPALSTVAVLLALFIWYCYHVGREQQPRPFVTVNSLIQGGVEAAGLQNGYTHCHVSECVRCTHSDGLNQKLYHNLQEYAKRYSWSGMGRIHKGIREQGRYLGSRLSIQKPEVFFLPDLPTAPYFSREAQKHDVELLERNFQTILCEFEALYKAFSNCSLPQGWNVNSTSSGEWLTFYLVNQGTCVPRNCRKCPRTYRLLGSLRTCVGGNVFGNACISVLTPGTMIAEHYGPTNIRVRCHLGLKTPSGCELVVGGEPQCWAEGRCLLFDDSFLHSAHHGGSEEGPRAVFMVDLWHPNVAAAERQALDFIFAPGR; encoded by the exons ATGTCTCTGGAGGGGCTGATGTGCTGGAGTGGGTCACTTGACCGGCTGAGGGAGTTAATCGGCTCCGCCATCCAGTCTGTGCGGGACTGCAATGCCCCTGCCCTCAGCACGGTGGCCGTCCTGCTGGCCCTGTTCATCTGGTACTGCTACCACGTGGGGCGGGAGCAGCAGCCCCGGCCCTTTGTCACAGTGAACTCGCTCATCCAGGGCGGCGTGGAGGCCGCCGGCCTGCAGAATGGCTACACCCACTGCCATGTGTCTGAGTGTGTCCGCTGCACACACAGTGACGGGCTGAACCAGAAGCTCTACCACAACCTCCAGGAGTACGCCAAGCGATACTCCTGGTCGGGCATGGGCCGGATCCACAAGGGCATCCGTGAACAGGGCCGCTACCTGGGCAGCCGCCTGTCCATCCAGAAGCCAGAAGTCTTCTTCCTGCCTGACTTGCCCACTGCCCCTTACTTCTCCCGGGAGGCTCAGAAGCACGATGTGGAGCTCCTGGAGCGCAACTTCCAGACCATCCTGTGTGAGTTTGAAGCCCTCTACAAGGCCTTCTCCAACTGCAGCTTGCCCCAGGGGTGGAATGTCAACAGCACATCCAGCGGCGAATGGCTGACCTTCTACCTGGTCAACCAGGGCACCTGCGTGCCCCGGAACTGTCGGAAATGCCCCCGGACATACCGCTTGCTGGGAAGCCTCCGCACCTGCGTGGGCGGCAACGTCTTTGGCAACGCCTGTATCTCTGTGCTGACCCCTGGCACCATGATTGCCGAGCATTACGGGCCGACCAACATCCGTGTGCGCTGCCACCTGG GTTTGAAGACACCCAGCGGTTGTGAGCTGGTGGTAGGAGGTGAGCCCCAGTGCTGGGCTGAGGGGCGCTGCCTGCTTTTCGATGACTCCTTCCTGCACTCAGCTCACCACGGAG GTTCTGAGGAAGGACCCCGTGCAGTGTTCATGGTGGACCTCTGGCACCCCAATGTTGCCGCAGCTGAGCGGCAGGCTCTTGATTTTATCTTTGCTCCTGGACGATGA
- the HPS4 gene encoding BLOC-3 complex member HPS4 — protein sequence MAASAWWRCFFLYDASKVQGEGDPTRAGICCFHPRQTPRDEQELLCGQIAGMVRCALDISGAPPGLIRLRKLKFALETEGSYLWVLGCAASLSDLSCRRFLEQLVGLFRFYSGPVSRAYKERSQEDLDQEWEQYLNHLQQNSTDLHRIFNSLWALDKTKVDPLLLLKAALILQSCQRSRHVLAGCILYKGLVVSTQLPPELTARVLLQKGAEDGSSGPEKGAAQLQLGGSLGPFAPMTLPPGVCVTPVYLLEDEAAALRELPLEWVTGGSQGDLASTKGGETPKGGTDGPDVAPLVRMALYVHYIRGLVLALLAEEPLVSSADFIKDVFHSSLASLNGLEVHLVETLPKGAPPSARSTYSFAHYDAVRNILSTNFLQSSSPEDQLFLQATGLIHATFEQLPTASELTLRNATTAVYGCRNAIQEAYFQQRGSPLRNSGVPSPQDSVVSLPGKARQKLLKHGVNLL from the exons ATGGCCGCCTCCGCCTG GTGGCGCTGCTTCTTCCTCTACGACGCCTCGAAGGTGCAGGGCGAGGGGGACCCCACGCGCGCCGGGATCTGCTGCTTCCACCCCCGCCAG ACCCCTCGGGACGAGCAGGAGCTGCTGTGCGGGCAGATCGCGGGCATGGTCCGCTGCGCTCTGGACATCTCCGGCGCCCCGCCGGGCCTCATCCGGCTGCGGAAGCTCAAGTTCGCCCTGGAAACCGAGGGGAGCTACCTGTGG GTCCTGGGCTGCGCTGCCAGCCTCTCAGACCTTAGCTGCAGGCGGTTCCTGGAGCAGCTGGTCGGACTTTTCCGCTTCTACAGTGGGCCGGTTTCTCGGGCTTACAAG GAGCGTTCACAGGAGGATCTGGACCAGGAGTGGGAGCAGTACCTGAACCATCTGCAGCAAAACTCCACTGACCTCCACCGGATTTTTAATTCCCTCTGGGCCTTAGACAAAACCAAG GTGGACCCTTTGCTGTTGTTGAAAGCAGCCCTTATTCTGCAGAGCTGCCAGCGTTCTCGCCACGTGCTGGCCGGGTGTATCCTCTACAAGGGCCT GGTGGTCAGCACGCAGCTTCCTCCTGAGCTCACCGCCAGGGTTTTGCTGCAGAAGGGAGCAGAGGATGGAAGT AGTGGGCCAGAAAAGGGGGCAGCCCAGCTCCAATTGG GCGGTTCTCTGGGCCCTTTTGCACCAATGACTTTACCACCAGGGGTCTGTGTCACACCTGTTTACCTCTTGGAGGATGAAGCAGCCGCCCTTCGGGAATTGCCTCTGGAGTGGGTGACTGG GGGGTCCCAGGGAGACCTGGCCAGCACCAAAGGTGGTGAGACTCCCAAGGGAGGGACAGATGGACCCGATGTGGCCCCGTTGGTGAGGATGGCCTTGTACGTTCACTACATCCGGGGCCTGGTGCTGGCGCTCCTGGCTGAAGAGCCCTTGGTGAGCTCTGCAGACTTCATCAAGGACGTG TTCCACAGCAGCTTGGCTTCCCTGAACGGCCTGGAGGTCCACCTGGTGGAGACCCTTCCGAAGGGCGCTCCCCCCTCGGCCAGGAGTACCTACAGCTTTGCTCACTATGATGCCGTCAGGAACATCCTCAGCA CCAACTTCCTGCAGAGCAGCAGTCCCGAAGACCAGCTCTTCCTACAAGCCACCGGCCTGATCCATGCCACCTTTGAGCAGCTGCCCACTGCATCCGAATTAACGCTCAG GAATGCCACCACGGCGGTCTATGGCTGCCGGAACGCCATCCAAGAGGCCTACTTTCAGCAGAGGGGCTCCCCTCTCCGCAACTCAGGGGTGCCCAGCCCCCAGGACAGCGTCGTCAGTCTGCCCGGCAAGGCGCGGCAGAAGCTGCTCAAGCACGGGGTGAACCTGCTCTGA
- the TFIP11 gene encoding tuftelin-interacting protein 11: MSLSHLYGRGEAGAEDDGGVEMESFEVSEWDLQNEFNPNRQRHRQTKEEAIYGMWAERDSDEERPSFGGKRSRDYSAPVSFISAGLKKGAAAAAAAADEEEAPDEDSEEEEGGARVEEPPKELVPKKLKTGGNFKPSQKGFVGGTKSFADFGSWERHTKGIGQKLLQKMGYVPGRGLGKNAQGIINPIEAKQRKGKAAIGAYGSERTTQSLQDFPVIDSDEEEEEEFQKELSQWRKDPSGGKKKPKYTYKTVEELKAKGRAGKQLSAPQKELAQVKVIDMTGREQKVYYSYSQIGQKHNIPEDGPQQQVPPLGKDARTQAFSLPELQHNLQLLIDLTEQEIIQNDRQLQYERDMVVNLTHEIEKTAKVLSRGEADIRNLSEVLELVEECERRMQPDCKDPLTLPECAKIFETLQDKYYEEYQMSDRVDLAVAIVFPLVKDYFKNWDPLKDCTSGTEILAKWKTLLENDQLLSHSAQDLSSDAFHRLMWETWMPYVRNIVAQWQPRNCIPIVDFLDSWRHIVPVWILDNILDQLIFPKLQKEVENWNPLTDTVPIHSWIHPWLPLMQARLEPLYSPIRNKLSNALQKWHPSDSSAKLILQPWKEVFTPGSWEAFMVKNIVPKLGLCLNELIINPHQQHMDAFFWVMDWEGMISVSSLVGLLEKHFFPKWLQVLCSWLSNNPNYEEITKWYLGWKSMFSDQVLAHPSVKEKFNEALDIMNRAVSSSVGGYMQPGARENIAYLTHTERRKDFQYEAMQERREAENMAQRGIGMAASSVPMNFKDLIQTKAEEHNIVFMPVIGKRHEGKQLYTFGRIVIYIDRGVVFVQGEKTWVPTSLQSLIDMAK; this comes from the exons ATGTCGCTCTCGCACCTCTACGGCCGCGGCGAGGCGGGCGCGGAGGACGACGGCGGCGTGGAGATGGAGAGCTTCGAGGTCAGCGAGTGGGACCTGCAGAACGAGTTCAACCCCAACCGGCAGCGGCACCGGCAGACCAAGGAGGAGGCCATCTACGGCATGTGGGCCGAGCGCGACTCGGACGAGGAGCGGCCCAGCTTCGGCGGGAAGCG GTCCCGGGACTACTCCGCCCCGGTGAGCTTCATCAGCGCCGGGCTGAAgaagggggcggcggcggcggcggcggcggcggacgAGGAGGAGGCCCCCGACGAGgactcggaggaggaggagggcggggCGCGGGTGGAGGAGCCCCCCAAGGAGCTggtgccgaagaagctgaagacG GGAGGCAATTTTAAGCCCAGCCAGAAGGGCTTCGTCGGCGGGACCAAGTCCTTCGCAGATTTCGGCAGCTGGGAGAGACACACCAAGGGCATAGGGCAGAAGCTCCTTCAGAAAATGGGCTACGTGCCGGGCAGAGGCCTGGGGAAGAACGCCCAAG GTATCATCAACCCCATCGAGGCCAAGCAGAGAAAAGGCAAGGCAGCTATCGGGGCTTATGGCTCGGAGCGAACCACGCAGTCCTTGCAGGACTTCCCCGTCATTGACtctgatgaagaggaggaggag GAATTTCAAAAGGAGCTCAGCCAGTGGCGGAAAGACCCCAGTGGGGGCAAGAAAAAACCGAAGTACACATACAAGACGGTGGAGGAGCTGAAAGCCAAGGGCAGGGCGGGCAAGCAGTTGTCTGCCCCTCAGAAGGAGCTGGCGCAGGTCAAG GTGATTGATATGACGGGCCGGGAGCAGAAGGTCTACTACAGCTACAGCCAGATCGGCCAGAAGCACAACATCCCGGAGGACGGCCCCCAGCAGCAGGTGCCTCCCCTGGGCAAGGACGCCAGGACCCAGGCCTTCTCCCTGCCAGAGCTGCAGCACAACCTGCAGCTGCTCATTGACCTGACGGAGCAAGAGATCATCCAGAATGACCGGCAGCTGCAGTACGAACGGGACATGGTGGTCAACCTGACCCACGAGATCGAGAAGACGGCCAAGGTCCTCTCGCGAGGGGAAGCAGACATCCGCAACCTCAGCGAGGTGCTGGAGCTCGTGGAAGAGTGTGAGAGGCGGATGCAGCCCGACTGCAAAGACCCCCTGACGCTGCCCGAGTGCGCCAAGATATTTGAGACCCTCCAGGACAAGTACTACGAAGAGTACCAGATGTCGGACCGTGTGGACCTGGCCGTGGCCATTGTCTTCCCTCTGGTCAAGGACTACTTCAAGAACTGGGATCCTCTCAAG GACTGCACTTCTGGCACAGAGATCCTGGCTAAATGGAAAACCTTGCTGGAGAATGATCAGTTGCTGTCCCACAGTGCACAGGACCTCAGCTCGGATGCTTTTCACAG ATTGATGTGGGAAACCTGGATGCCGTACGTGCGGAACATCGTGGCACAGTGGCAGCCCCGGAACTGCATCCCGATCGTGGACTTCCTTGACAGCTGGAGGCACATCGTTCCCGTGTGGATCCTGGAtaacattctggaccagctgatcTTCCCCAAACTGCAGAAGGAG GTGGAGAACTGGAACCCCCTGACTGACACAGTCCCCATCCACTCGTGGATACACCCCTGGCTTCCCCTGATGCAGGCCCGGCTTGAACCCCTCTACTCGCCCATCCGCAACAAGCTGTCCAACGCCCTCCAGAAATGGCACCCCAGCGACTCCTCGGCCAAGCTGATCCTGCAGCCCTGGAAGGAGGTTTTCACCCCAGGCTCATGGGAGGCTTTCATGGTCAAGAACATTGTGCCTAAACTGG GCCTGTGTCTCAACGAGCTGATCATCAACCCCCACCAGCAGCACATGGATGCCTTTTTCTGGGTGATGGATTGGGAAGGGATGATCTCCGTCTCCAGCTTGGTGGGGCTCCTTGAGAAGCACTTCTTCCCCAAGTGGCTGCAG GTGCTGTGCTCTTGGCTCAGCAACAACCCCAATTACGAAGAGATCACCAAGTGGTACCTGGGCTGGAAGTCTATGTTTTCTGACCAGGTGCTGGCCCACCCCTCCGTCAAGGAGAAGTTCAACGAAGCCTTGGACATCATGAACCGAGCAGTCTCCTCCAGCGTTG GGGGCTACATGCAGCCTGGTGCGCGGGAGAACATCGCTTACCTCACGCACACAGAGCGCCGGAAGGACTTCCAGTACGAAGCCATGCAGGAGCGCCGTGAAGCCGAGAACATGGCACAGCGCGGGATTGGCATGGCTGCCAGTTCCGTGCCCATGAACTTCAAGGACCTCATCCAGACCAAAGCAGAGGAGCACAACATTGTCTTCATGCCCGTCATCGGGAAGCGGCACGAGGGGAAGCAGCTGTACACGTTTGGGCGCATTGTCATCTACATTGACCGGGGGGTGGTCTTTGTGCAGGGTGAGAAGACGTGGGTCCCCACCTCTCTGCAGAGCCTCATCGACATGGCCAAGTGA